In Streptomyces sclerotialus, the DNA window TCCCCGAGTCGCGGGTCGCGCTGTCGTGGCGGGAGGACGCGACGACTGATCTGGTGGACGATTTCATCGGGATCGTCCGCGGCCGCACCGTGAACAGCACCCGGGGCCGCCGTGCCGCCGCCTCGGCAGAGCCGCAGCGCAAGCAGCCGGCCAAGGGCGGCGCGGGGCAGAAGGCGGCAGGCGGCAAGCCCTCCGGGAAGTCCACCGGAAAGCCCACCGGAAAGTCCACCGGAAAGCCCACCGGAAAGGGTGCCGCCCGGCGCGGCTCCGGTAGCCCCAAGGCCGGCAAGCAGGGCGGCAAGCGCGGCAAGCCCCGTCGTCGGCCGTAGCCCGTCCCCGGCCGTGGCTCCCTGTCCTGGCGCTCCAGGGCGTTCCAGGGCACTTCTCGGCGCTTCCTGGCGATCGAGCCTTGTGAGACGAGTCATGCCTCCGGAAGCATGGAGTACATGGCAGATGAACGTTGTGTGCATGAGCTCGTGGTCGGTCAGTGCACGGAGTGTGCCCCGGTGCCCAGGGGGCTCAGCGCCCGGGTCTTCATCACCAGGGGAGGGTCGGTCTTCCACCGCTCCACAGCCTGCGACGGGCTGCGGGACGGGCAGCGCAAGGCCCGGCGCTTCGGCAAGGAGAACCACACACCGGAGAACATCGCGCTCTCCGTGGCCATGGCGAAGGGGAAGGGGGCCTGCATCTTATGCTTCCCCGACTTCCGCCCTTCGCCGGAGGCGAAGCGTTGTCAGGTACTCGTCGACGGCGTCTGGGTGCCGGGGCTGCTGACGCAATGGCGCCAGGGAGCCGACCGCCGGTGGTCCGGTGTGGTCACGTACGTCGTCGGCGGCGATCAGGTGACCATCACGAAGGACCAGTCCGAACTCAGACCCGCGTAGCTCCGTGCGAGGGCCGCCTCAGGCCCCTCGGGCCCCCGAGCGGAGGCCTGACATGACGAGGTCCAGGAGGCGGGCGGAGCGGGATTGCCAGTCGGTGTGGGGGTCGATCTGCCAGAGGCCGGCGATGGCGAGGAGGAAGTCGTCGGGGGTGATGCCCGGGCGGATGGTGCCGGCCGCCTCGTTGGCCTCCAGGAGGAGGGTGACGGCCGAGGTCAGGGGGGCGTGGCCGAGGCCGGCCAGGCTGCCGCGGGAGCAGGTGGTCTTGCGCATGGCGTCGGCCAGGCCGGCCTTGGCCATCGCGTACTGGGCGAGGCGGTCCATCCATTCCCGCAGGGCCTGGTCGGGTCTGCGGGTCGCCAGCAGCTGGGCCGCGGTGTCGGCGACCTGCTGCACTTCGTAGCGGTAGACCTCCAGGACGAGGGCCTCGCGGTTGGGGAAGTTGCGGTAGAACGTGCCCTGGCCGACACCCGCCTTCTTCGCGATCGAACTCAGCGGGGCGTCCGCCGAGCGCGTCAGCTCCGCCAGGGCCACTTCCAGGATGCGCTCGCGGTTCCGTAGCGCGTCCGAGCGCAGCGGTGCGTCCTTCCGTGCTTCGGCCCCCGCGTCCTTCGGCTCTTCGGCCTCCGCGTGCTTCCGCGCCGCGGCCTCCGCGTGTTTCCGTGCTTCCGCCTCCGTGCCCTTGCGCGCTTCAGCCTCCGCGTCCTTCCGCTGCCGCACCCGCCCTCCTCCCGTAATCGCCGTCGGCCGACGGGAATTACCCACGGAACGGCCTTGCTAAGCGGACAGGTGTCCGCTAAGTTCAACGCTAACGGACAGTTGTCCGCTTAGGTTCACCATAGCGGCAGATGCGGTCGGAGGGGGAAGGCCGGTGGCCGCCGAGACCAGTACCTCGCCCGCCGCGTATGCCGTCGGCGCCCGGGCCGCCGACTCCTGAGCCGTCAGCTGTCGCTCCGTCAGCTGTTGGCCTGTCAGCTGTGGAAACACCGTCGCTCTGCACAGTGCCACCCCCATTCCGACCGTCCGAGGGGCCGTCCGACCATCGTTCCCAGGTATCGACACATCGACGCGTCGACTCGTCAATGCATCGATCCATCGACGCTTCGTCATCGCGACAGCTCGTCATCTCGTCGTTCGCCGCGTACTCCTGCCGGCACCGGCCATCACGTACCCATACGCGAAAGTAGGCTGCCCATGCCCCCATCGACGTCCAGCGCCATCACCTTGAACATCAACGGAGAGAAGTACACGCTGCCCGTCGATCACCGCACCACCCTGCTCGACGCGCTGCGCGAGCGGCTCGACCTGACAGGTACCAAGAAGGGCTGTGACCACGGCCAGTGCGGTGCCTGTACGGTCCTGCTCGACGGCCGGCGGGCCGTCTCCTGCCTGCAGCTGGCGGTGGCCGCCGAGGGGCGCGAGATCACCACCATCGAGGGCGTGGCGGACGGGGACGACCTGCACCCGGTCCAGCAGGCGTTCCTGGACCTCGACGGTTACCAGTGCGGCTACTGCACGCCCGGTCAGATCTGTTCGGCCCTCGGTGTGATCGAGGAGCACGCGGCGGGCTGGCCGAGTGCCGCGACCGAGGACGTACGGCCTGAGGCGGGACCGCCGCCCCTGACGCCGGAGGAGATCCGGGAGCGGATGAGCGGCAACCTGTGCCGTTGCGGTGCCTACGTGTCCATCGTCCAGGCGGTCGCGCGCGCGGCCGAGGCCGAGGCCGAGGCCAGGACCGGGGCGGAGGCGGCGATATGAAGGAGTTCGGTTACCAGCGGGCCGTCGACGTCTCCGGCGCGGTCGCGCTGCTCGGCGCCGACCCCGACGCGCGCTACCTCGGCGGCGGCACCAACCTCGTCGACCTGATGAAGGCGGGTGTCGAGCGCCCCGCCGGGCTCGTCGACGTACGTGAACTGCCGCTCGACGAGATCGAGTTGACCGAGGCGGGCGGGCTGCGTATCGGCGCCACCGTCACCAACAGCGACCTCGCCGCCCACCCCGAAGTGCGCCGCCGGTACCCGGCACTGGCGCAGGCCGTGCTCGCCGGTGCCTCCGGCCAGCTGCGCAACATGGCGACGGTCGGCGGAAACCTGCTCCAGCGCACCCGCTGCGGCTACTTCGCCGACCTGACCAAGCCCTGCAACAAGCGGGAACCCGGGAGCGGTTGCCCCGCCATCGAGGGGGAGCACCGCAACCACGCGATCCTCGGCGCCACCGAGCACTGCGTGGCCACCCACCCCTCGGACATGGGCGTGGCACTCAGCGCCTTCGACGCGGTCGTCGAGTACGAGACGGCCGACGGGCCGGGCCGGCTGCCGCTCGCGGACTTCTACCTCCCCGTGGGTGACACCCCGCACCTGGAGACCGCACTGCCGCCCGGCGCGCTGATCACCGGCGTCACGCTCCCGCCGGCACCGGTCGCCGCCGTCTCGCGGTACCGCAAGGTGCGTGAGCGCGCTTCGTACGCCTTCGCGATCGGCTCCCTCGCCGCCGCGCTCGACGTGCGGGACGGCCTCGTACGCGAAGTACGGCTCGCCTTCGGCGCTGTGGCGTCCCGGCCGTGGCGGGCGCGGGAGGCCGAAGCGGCGCTGTGCGGCGGCCCGGCGACCGCCGAGGCGTTCGCCGCCGCTGCCGACGCCGAGCTGGCGGCCGCCGAGACGCTGCCCGACAACGCGTACAAGGTGACGCTGATGCGCAACCTCGTCGTGTCCGTACTGACCGAGCTCACCGAGGAGGCCGACCGATGACCACGACCACGCACACCGACGCGGTGACGGGGGCCGTGGGTACCGCCCGCTCCCGCGTGGAGGGCCTGGCCAAGGTCACGGGAGCGGCCCGCTACGCGGGCGAGGTGCCGTTCGCCGAACTCGCCCACGGCTGGCTGGTCGTGTCCACCATCGCGCGCGGCCGCATCCGCTCCGTCGAGACGGAACCCGTACTGGCCATGCCCGGCGTGCTGGGCGTCCTGCACCACGGGAACGCGCCGCGCGTCGACACCGACTACGTGGGCATGCTCGGGAAGCCCGATCCGACCATCGCGGTCTTCCAGAACGACCGGGTGCCGCACATGGGGTGGCCGGTGGCTCTGGTCGTCGCCGAGACGTCGGAGCAGGCCAGGGAGGCCGCCGAGGCGCTGGTGGTCCGGTACGACGTGGAACCGCACGACGTGGCGTTCGCCGCCGGACGGCCCGGTACGTACACGCCGGACGGCGCCGCCGAGCAGAAGGGGGACCTGGAGGCCGAGCTCGCCGCTTCCGCCGTCGTCGTGGACGAGGAGTACACCACGCCGGAGGAGCACCACACCATGCTGGAGCCGCACGCGGCGACGGCCCGGTGGGAGGGCGGCCGCCTCGAAGTCATCGACTCCAACCAGGGCACCACATGGGTGGCGGCGGAGCTCGCGAACCTCTTCTCCCTCGACCCGGCCTCGGTACGGGTGCGGTCCGAACACGTCGGGGGCGGTTTCGGGTCCAAGGGCATCCGGGCCCACCAGGTGTGCGCCGTGATGGCCGCGACCGTACTCCAGCGTCCGGTCCGCGTCGTACTGACGCGCCGCCAGATGTTCTCCCTCACCGGCTACCGCAGCCCCACGGCACAGCGGGTCCGGCTCGGCGCCGACGCCGACGGACGGCTGCGCGTGTTCGAGCACCAGGCGCACAGCCTCACGTCGACCGTGTACGAATTCGTCGAGCCGAGCGCCGCCGTGGGACGCGTGATGTACGGCGCTGACGCCCACCACACCGTCAACCGGGTCGTACGTCTCGACGTGCCGACGCCGACCTTCATGCGCGCGCCGGGCGAGGCGCCGGGCTCGTTCGCGGTGGAGTGCGCGCTCGACGAGCTCGCCGAGAAGGCCGGCCTCGACCCGATCGCGCTGCGCGTACGCAACGAGCCGGACGCCGGGCCCGTCTCCGGGCTGCCGTTCAGCAGCCGCAACCTGCTCTCCTGCTTCGAGGAGGGCGCCCGCAGGTTCGGCTGGGCGGACCGCGACCCCCGCCCCGGGGTACGCCGCGAAGGGCGGTGGCTGCTCGGTACCGGCACCGCAGCGGCCGCGTTCCCCTCCAACGCCATGCCGTCCACGGCGTCCGTGACGGCGAAGGCGGACGGCACCTTCACCGTACGGATCAACGCGGCGGACATCGGCACCGGTGCGCGCACCGCGCTGACCCAGATCGCCGCGGACGCCCTGCAGGTGGACCAGGACCGCGTCCGCGTGCGGATCGGGGACAGCGACATCGGCCCGGCGATGATCGCCGGCGGCTCGATGGGCACCCGCTCCTGGGCCTGGGCCGTCATCGCGGCCGCCGGCGAGCTGCGGGAACGGCTGGCCCTGGGCGGTGCCGTACCGCCGGAGGGCATCACGGTCCGGTCGGACACCACCGAGGCCGTCGGCGCGCTGGCGAAGAAAGAGCGGCACTCCTTCGGCGCGCAGTTCGCCGAGGTCGCGGTGGACGTGACCACCGGTGAGGTACGCGTACGGCGGATGCTCGGCATCTTCGCCGCGGGCCGGATCATCAACCCGCTCACCGCCCGCAGTCAGTTCATCGGCGGTATGACCTGGGGCATCTCCATGGCGCTGCACGAGGAGGCGGTCCG includes these proteins:
- a CDS encoding TetR/AcrR family transcriptional regulator, encoding MRSDALRNRERILEVALAELTRSADAPLSSIAKKAGVGQGTFYRNFPNREALVLEVYRYEVQQVADTAAQLLATRRPDQALREWMDRLAQYAMAKAGLADAMRKTTCSRGSLAGLGHAPLTSAVTLLLEANEAAGTIRPGITPDDFLLAIAGLWQIDPHTDWQSRSARLLDLVMSGLRSGARGA
- a CDS encoding 2Fe-2S iron-sulfur cluster-binding protein — its product is MPPSTSSAITLNINGEKYTLPVDHRTTLLDALRERLDLTGTKKGCDHGQCGACTVLLDGRRAVSCLQLAVAAEGREITTIEGVADGDDLHPVQQAFLDLDGYQCGYCTPGQICSALGVIEEHAAGWPSAATEDVRPEAGPPPLTPEEIRERMSGNLCRCGAYVSIVQAVARAAEAEAEARTGAEAAI
- a CDS encoding FAD binding domain-containing protein, producing MKEFGYQRAVDVSGAVALLGADPDARYLGGGTNLVDLMKAGVERPAGLVDVRELPLDEIELTEAGGLRIGATVTNSDLAAHPEVRRRYPALAQAVLAGASGQLRNMATVGGNLLQRTRCGYFADLTKPCNKREPGSGCPAIEGEHRNHAILGATEHCVATHPSDMGVALSAFDAVVEYETADGPGRLPLADFYLPVGDTPHLETALPPGALITGVTLPPAPVAAVSRYRKVRERASYAFAIGSLAAALDVRDGLVREVRLAFGAVASRPWRAREAEAALCGGPATAEAFAAAADAELAAAETLPDNAYKVTLMRNLVVSVLTELTEEADR
- a CDS encoding xanthine dehydrogenase family protein molybdopterin-binding subunit, translated to MTTTTHTDAVTGAVGTARSRVEGLAKVTGAARYAGEVPFAELAHGWLVVSTIARGRIRSVETEPVLAMPGVLGVLHHGNAPRVDTDYVGMLGKPDPTIAVFQNDRVPHMGWPVALVVAETSEQAREAAEALVVRYDVEPHDVAFAAGRPGTYTPDGAAEQKGDLEAELAASAVVVDEEYTTPEEHHTMLEPHAATARWEGGRLEVIDSNQGTTWVAAELANLFSLDPASVRVRSEHVGGGFGSKGIRAHQVCAVMAATVLQRPVRVVLTRRQMFSLTGYRSPTAQRVRLGADADGRLRVFEHQAHSLTSTVYEFVEPSAAVGRVMYGADAHHTVNRVVRLDVPTPTFMRAPGEAPGSFAVECALDELAEKAGLDPIALRVRNEPDAGPVSGLPFSSRNLLSCFEEGARRFGWADRDPRPGVRREGRWLLGTGTAAAAFPSNAMPSTASVTAKADGTFTVRINAADIGTGARTALTQIAADALQVDQDRVRVRIGDSDIGPAMIAGGSMGTRSWAWAVIAAAGELRERLALGGAVPPEGITVRSDTTEAVGALAKKERHSFGAQFAEVAVDVTTGEVRVRRMLGIFAAGRIINPLTARSQFIGGMTWGISMALHEEAVRDAASGGHVGADLAGYHFAANADVPVLEADWVDDADPDDPVGIKGVGEVGIVGAAAAIANAVWHATGVRHRHLPIRPDRVLLAATETAAGAGVAG